Proteins encoded in a region of the Neodiprion lecontei isolate iyNeoLeco1 chromosome 5, iyNeoLeco1.1, whole genome shotgun sequence genome:
- the LOC107217234 gene encoding protein FAM185A isoform X2 has product MNTACGRFFLSYLRLNQKLYANIPAGSRCFGGSTEYENKRAVVLQEVAKNVNPFGKVVVEVPCDVEIRPTDFERYPDMNTLLVRVLVVEDSAVENRPSSLISVEVNDREVWEVKGDTPIPANAKCLIESPIRFDVDVRAAGMSSVNVSGMVSDSIIVRTAAGNITGEKLQASQMILSSDDGGSVTLRRTLQGNIEINTVDRGTVRADKFLGTDLKVSTENGDVDIGSSYCTNSYFTTENGNLTLNNLHMDSTIDIPGNGGLNIHGSLDAKLNTGPSRVRVVRLSANSSISSSGDVNLVVPEQNDIQLNLKAGRLDVDGSINGMEEHTRNVQRFKTFKGDTSLDVMSDKSIKVSKASWADTLNLGRFLR; this is encoded by the exons ATGAATACGGCGTGTGGGCGATTTTTCCTATCGTATCTTCGTCTGAACCAAAAACTGTACGCGAATATTCCGGCGGGCAGTCGTTGCTTTGGAGGTTCCACCGAGTATGAGAATAAGCGAGCGGTCGTTCTTCAGGAGGTCGCAAAGAATGTTAATCCTTTTGGTAAGGTGGTCGTCGAGGTACCTTGCGATGTTGAAATTCGACCCACCGACTTCGAAAGGTATCCTGATATGAATACCCTCCTCGTCCGTGTCCTGGTCGTTGAAGACTCTGCCGTGGAGAACCGGCCCTCTAGTCTTATCTCTGTCGAAGTAAATGACCGCGAAGTCTGGGAAGTCAAAGGAGATACGCCGATTCCCGCCAATGCCAAATGCCTCATAGAGTCACCAATCCggtttg ATGTTGATGTCCGGGCAGCCGGTATGAGCAGCGTCAATGTTTCTGGCATGGTATCAGACTCGATCATAGTAAGAACCGCGGCGGGTAATATAACTGGGGAGAAGTTGCAGGCGAGTCAAATGATACTGTCGTCTGACGATGGTGGTTCCGTTACTCTACGTCGCACTCTTCaaggaaatattgaaatcaacACTGTCGACAGAGGG ACAGTTCGTGCCGATAAATTTTTAGGCACGGATTTAAAGGTGTCCACAGAAAACGGGGATGTCGACATAGGCAGCAGTTACTGTACCAATTCATATTTCACCACTGAGAATGGTAATCTTACCCTGAACAACCTCCACATGGATTCTACCATCGACATACCGGGAAACGGAGGATTGAATATAC ACGGATCCTTGGATGCGAAGTTGAATACAGGACCCTCCAGGGTACGTGTTGTTCGTTTATCGGCTAATTCCAGCATATCCTCGTCAGGCGATGTCAACCTCGTAGTACCCGAGCAAAATGACATACAGTTAAACCTGAAGGCTGGCAGACTCGATGTCGACGGTAGTATAAACGGTATGGAAGAGCACACCCGCAATGTTCAGCGGTTTAAAACTTTTAAGGGAGATACCTCTCTCGATGTAATGTCGGATAAAAGTATCAAGGTAAGTAAAGCGAGCTGGGCAGACACTTTGAACCTTGGAAGGTTCCTGCGCTAG
- the LOC107217234 gene encoding protein FAM185A isoform X1: protein MNTACGRFFLSYLRLNQKLYANIPAGSRCFGGSTEYENKRAVVLQEVAKNVNPFGKVVVEVPCDVEIRPTDFERYPDMNTLLVRVLVVEDSAVENRPSSLISVEVNDREVWEVKGDTPIPANAKCLIESPIRFDVDVRAAGMSSVNVSGMVSDSIIVRTAAGNITGEKLQASQMILSSDDGGSVTLRRTLQGNIEINTVDRGTVRADKFLGTDLKVSTENGDVDIGSSYCTNSYFTTENGNLTLNNLHMDSTIDIPGNGGLNILCLDGSLDAKLNTGPSRVRVVRLSANSSISSSGDVNLVVPEQNDIQLNLKAGRLDVDGSINGMEEHTRNVQRFKTFKGDTSLDVMSDKSIKVSKASWADTLNLGRFLR, encoded by the exons ATGAATACGGCGTGTGGGCGATTTTTCCTATCGTATCTTCGTCTGAACCAAAAACTGTACGCGAATATTCCGGCGGGCAGTCGTTGCTTTGGAGGTTCCACCGAGTATGAGAATAAGCGAGCGGTCGTTCTTCAGGAGGTCGCAAAGAATGTTAATCCTTTTGGTAAGGTGGTCGTCGAGGTACCTTGCGATGTTGAAATTCGACCCACCGACTTCGAAAGGTATCCTGATATGAATACCCTCCTCGTCCGTGTCCTGGTCGTTGAAGACTCTGCCGTGGAGAACCGGCCCTCTAGTCTTATCTCTGTCGAAGTAAATGACCGCGAAGTCTGGGAAGTCAAAGGAGATACGCCGATTCCCGCCAATGCCAAATGCCTCATAGAGTCACCAATCCggtttg ATGTTGATGTCCGGGCAGCCGGTATGAGCAGCGTCAATGTTTCTGGCATGGTATCAGACTCGATCATAGTAAGAACCGCGGCGGGTAATATAACTGGGGAGAAGTTGCAGGCGAGTCAAATGATACTGTCGTCTGACGATGGTGGTTCCGTTACTCTACGTCGCACTCTTCaaggaaatattgaaatcaacACTGTCGACAGAGGG ACAGTTCGTGCCGATAAATTTTTAGGCACGGATTTAAAGGTGTCCACAGAAAACGGGGATGTCGACATAGGCAGCAGTTACTGTACCAATTCATATTTCACCACTGAGAATGGTAATCTTACCCTGAACAACCTCCACATGGATTCTACCATCGACATACCGGGAAACGGAGGATTGAATATAC TTTGTCTAGACGGATCCTTGGATGCGAAGTTGAATACAGGACCCTCCAGGGTACGTGTTGTTCGTTTATCGGCTAATTCCAGCATATCCTCGTCAGGCGATGTCAACCTCGTAGTACCCGAGCAAAATGACATACAGTTAAACCTGAAGGCTGGCAGACTCGATGTCGACGGTAGTATAAACGGTATGGAAGAGCACACCCGCAATGTTCAGCGGTTTAAAACTTTTAAGGGAGATACCTCTCTCGATGTAATGTCGGATAAAAGTATCAAGGTAAGTAAAGCGAGCTGGGCAGACACTTTGAACCTTGGAAGGTTCCTGCGCTAG
- the LOC107217234 gene encoding protein FAM185A isoform X3, whose translation MNTLLVRVLVVEDSAVENRPSSLISVEVNDREVWEVKGDTPIPANAKCLIESPIRFDVDVRAAGMSSVNVSGMVSDSIIVRTAAGNITGEKLQASQMILSSDDGGSVTLRRTLQGNIEINTVDRGTVRADKFLGTDLKVSTENGDVDIGSSYCTNSYFTTENGNLTLNNLHMDSTIDIPGNGGLNILCLDGSLDAKLNTGPSRVRVVRLSANSSISSSGDVNLVVPEQNDIQLNLKAGRLDVDGSINGMEEHTRNVQRFKTFKGDTSLDVMSDKSIKVSKASWADTLNLGRFLR comes from the exons ATGAATACCCTCCTCGTCCGTGTCCTGGTCGTTGAAGACTCTGCCGTGGAGAACCGGCCCTCTAGTCTTATCTCTGTCGAAGTAAATGACCGCGAAGTCTGGGAAGTCAAAGGAGATACGCCGATTCCCGCCAATGCCAAATGCCTCATAGAGTCACCAATCCggtttg ATGTTGATGTCCGGGCAGCCGGTATGAGCAGCGTCAATGTTTCTGGCATGGTATCAGACTCGATCATAGTAAGAACCGCGGCGGGTAATATAACTGGGGAGAAGTTGCAGGCGAGTCAAATGATACTGTCGTCTGACGATGGTGGTTCCGTTACTCTACGTCGCACTCTTCaaggaaatattgaaatcaacACTGTCGACAGAGGG ACAGTTCGTGCCGATAAATTTTTAGGCACGGATTTAAAGGTGTCCACAGAAAACGGGGATGTCGACATAGGCAGCAGTTACTGTACCAATTCATATTTCACCACTGAGAATGGTAATCTTACCCTGAACAACCTCCACATGGATTCTACCATCGACATACCGGGAAACGGAGGATTGAATATAC TTTGTCTAGACGGATCCTTGGATGCGAAGTTGAATACAGGACCCTCCAGGGTACGTGTTGTTCGTTTATCGGCTAATTCCAGCATATCCTCGTCAGGCGATGTCAACCTCGTAGTACCCGAGCAAAATGACATACAGTTAAACCTGAAGGCTGGCAGACTCGATGTCGACGGTAGTATAAACGGTATGGAAGAGCACACCCGCAATGTTCAGCGGTTTAAAACTTTTAAGGGAGATACCTCTCTCGATGTAATGTCGGATAAAAGTATCAAGGTAAGTAAAGCGAGCTGGGCAGACACTTTGAACCTTGGAAGGTTCCTGCGCTAG